The Paenibacillus sp. MBLB1832 genome has a window encoding:
- the kduI gene encoding 5-dehydro-4-deoxy-D-glucuronate isomerase, whose product MEIRYASHPNEVKQFDTERLQAEFQIQSLFTPNQVTLVYSHVDRFIIGGVLPTTEAVQLQADTKEMAADYFLERREIGIINVGARGTITVDGTVYTMDSKDCIYIGLGSKEITFASDDAANPAKFYFNSTPAHKTYPTVKAAISEATPAHLGSINTSNERTIYKYIHLDGIQSCQLVMGMTLLKPGNMWNTMPSHTHNRRSEVYFYFDMPEDAVVFHMMGEPQQTRHVVMRNEQAIISPSWSIHSGVGTNNYTFIWGMAGENQMFNDMDAVAMQDLK is encoded by the coding sequence ATGGAAATCCGTTATGCCTCACACCCGAATGAAGTTAAACAATTTGATACAGAGCGTCTTCAAGCTGAGTTTCAAATTCAATCCTTGTTCACACCTAACCAAGTTACCTTAGTATACTCTCACGTTGACCGTTTCATCATTGGCGGTGTATTACCAACAACAGAAGCTGTTCAACTGCAAGCTGATACAAAAGAAATGGCAGCTGACTACTTCTTAGAGCGCCGCGAAATCGGAATCATTAACGTAGGTGCACGCGGAACCATCACGGTTGATGGTACTGTTTACACGATGGATTCCAAAGATTGCATCTACATTGGACTAGGTTCCAAAGAGATCACTTTCGCGAGTGATGATGCCGCTAACCCTGCAAAGTTCTACTTCAACTCGACACCTGCTCACAAAACATACCCAACGGTGAAAGCCGCGATCAGCGAAGCGACACCTGCACACCTGGGCAGCATCAATACATCGAATGAGCGTACGATCTATAAATACATCCACTTGGACGGCATTCAAAGCTGTCAGCTTGTAATGGGGATGACGTTGTTGAAACCAGGCAACATGTGGAACACAATGCCGAGCCATACACACAACCGCCGTTCCGAGGTTTATTTCTATTTTGACATGCCAGAAGATGCGGTTGTGTTCCACATGATGGGTGAGCCGCAGCAAACTCGTCACGTGGTTATGCGTAATGAGCAAGCGATCATTTCCCCTAGCTGGTCCATCCACAGCGGTGTCGGCACGAACAACTACACATTCATCTGGGGCATGGCTGGCGAAAATCAAATGTTCAATGATATGGACGCCGTGGCCATGCAAGATTTAAAATAA
- a CDS encoding AraC family transcriptional regulator, whose translation MQRRSRLFPTITTNHPVQPQVVAYYFKQWQGFHMAFHTHDATEIMYTIQGVCDVEMDRTPDQTDTVRLKKGEFILLDANVPHRLIVGDDEPCRMLNCEFRFAAQQGLMPSIQQLASNESQLASLLEVETPYLVLRDPDEVYHVMKSVVLELDKGQERSETMVQLLLAQLLIRIARLQRETVSGRLIQSEFYVRQSMDYMLQNYDREIQVKDIALAVNLHPGYLQRVFKAVTGQTLVQYLTAIRMEKAQMLLLETDIPISDISEYVGIGSRQYFHMLFKAHTNTTPTEYRNSMNTHKLMYPEGS comes from the coding sequence ATGCAGCGACGTTCACGTCTGTTCCCAACGATTACGACGAATCATCCCGTCCAACCCCAAGTGGTTGCGTATTATTTTAAACAGTGGCAAGGCTTCCATATGGCGTTTCACACACACGATGCGACAGAGATTATGTATACGATCCAAGGGGTTTGCGATGTTGAAATGGATCGTACCCCCGATCAGACCGATACCGTCCGCCTTAAAAAAGGAGAATTCATTCTTCTGGATGCGAATGTTCCTCATCGACTGATCGTCGGGGACGACGAGCCGTGCCGTATGCTAAATTGCGAATTCCGCTTCGCGGCGCAGCAAGGGTTGATGCCATCCATCCAGCAGCTAGCCTCGAATGAGTCGCAACTCGCCTCCTTATTAGAGGTGGAGACGCCATATTTGGTACTGCGTGATCCAGATGAAGTCTATCATGTGATGAAAAGCGTTGTACTAGAGCTGGATAAAGGGCAAGAGAGAAGCGAGACGATGGTTCAACTTTTACTCGCGCAGCTCTTAATTCGAATCGCTCGATTGCAGCGTGAAACAGTCAGCGGCAGGCTTATACAGAGTGAATTCTATGTCAGACAAAGCATGGACTATATGCTTCAAAATTATGATCGTGAGATTCAAGTCAAAGATATCGCCCTAGCGGTTAATCTTCATCCTGGGTACTTGCAGCGTGTGTTCAAAGCTGTTACAGGACAAACACTTGTCCAATATTTAACTGCGATACGCATGGAGAAAGCGCAAATGCTGCTGCTTGAAACGGATATCCCCATTTCGGATATTTCGGAGTATGTCGGGATCGGCAGCAGGCAATATTTCCATATGCTGTTCAAAGCGCATACGAACACGACCCCGACGGAATATCGCAATTCCATGAATACGCATAAGCTCATGTATCCAGAAGGAAGTTAG
- the melA gene encoding alpha-glucosidase/alpha-galactosidase, with protein sequence MSFKVAFIGAGSIGFTRGLLRDLLAVPEFHNMEVAFTDINSHNLDMVTELCQRDIQENGLSIQIQSSTDRRVALQGAKYVLCTIRVGGLEAFATDVDIPLKYGVDQCVGDTLCAGGIMYGQRGIAEMLQICEDIREVAASDALLLNYANPMAMLTWACNKYGGVRTIGLCHGVQHGHHQIADVYGLDKKDVDIICAGINHQTWYIQATHEGKDLTAGLLEAFENHTEYARTEKVRIDMLRRFGYYSTESNGHLSEYVPWYRKRASEIQDWIDMGSWINGETGGYLRVCTEGRRWFETDFPNWMRDPAFVYSSEKRSEEHGSYIIEGLETGRIYRGHFNVVNKGVISNLPDDAIIEAPGYVDRNGISMPLVGDLPLGPAAVCNVSISVQRLAVEAAVHGDDKLLRQAFMMDPLVGAVCNPKEIWQMVDEMLVAQEAWLPQYSSAIAEAKQRLAAGKLIPTRDYEGAARVKVKSVEEMQLDREAANKNAGEADKGKDRAATTA encoded by the coding sequence ATGTCATTTAAGGTTGCATTTATTGGAGCAGGAAGCATTGGTTTCACACGTGGATTGTTGAGAGATTTACTCGCGGTTCCTGAATTCCACAATATGGAAGTTGCTTTTACTGACATCAATTCACACAATTTGGATATGGTTACGGAGCTCTGCCAAAGGGACATTCAAGAGAATGGGTTGTCTATTCAAATTCAATCCTCAACAGATCGCAGGGTGGCCTTGCAAGGCGCTAAGTATGTTTTGTGCACGATCCGAGTTGGAGGTCTGGAGGCGTTTGCGACCGATGTTGATATTCCATTGAAATATGGGGTGGATCAATGCGTCGGTGACACGTTATGCGCAGGCGGAATCATGTACGGACAGCGTGGCATTGCTGAAATGCTGCAGATTTGCGAGGATATTCGGGAAGTTGCAGCTTCCGATGCCCTGCTCTTGAATTATGCGAATCCGATGGCGATGTTGACCTGGGCATGTAACAAATACGGCGGTGTACGCACGATCGGGCTTTGTCACGGCGTTCAGCATGGGCATCATCAAATCGCGGATGTCTATGGGCTGGATAAGAAAGACGTGGACATTATTTGTGCGGGGATTAACCATCAAACCTGGTATATCCAAGCAACACATGAAGGTAAGGATTTAACGGCTGGACTTCTGGAAGCGTTCGAAAACCATACCGAATACGCACGTACGGAGAAAGTACGGATCGATATGCTGCGTCGTTTTGGGTACTACAGCACAGAATCGAATGGGCATCTCAGTGAATACGTGCCATGGTATCGCAAACGCGCTAGTGAAATTCAAGATTGGATTGACATGGGCTCCTGGATTAATGGGGAAACAGGCGGATACTTGCGTGTATGCACCGAAGGCCGCCGCTGGTTCGAGACAGATTTCCCGAACTGGATGAGGGATCCTGCATTCGTCTATTCCAGTGAGAAGCGCAGTGAAGAGCATGGCTCCTACATCATTGAGGGGCTTGAAACAGGCCGTATTTATCGCGGACATTTCAACGTGGTCAACAAAGGTGTCATCTCGAACTTGCCAGACGATGCGATTATTGAGGCGCCAGGCTATGTGGATCGCAACGGAATTTCTATGCCGCTTGTTGGTGATCTCCCTTTAGGTCCCGCGGCTGTGTGTAATGTCAGCATCTCGGTTCAGCGTTTAGCGGTAGAAGCAGCGGTTCATGGGGACGACAAGCTGTTGCGTCAAGCGTTCATGATGGATCCGCTTGTAGGCGCAGTCTGTAATCCGAAGGAAATTTGGCAGATGGTGGATGAAATGCTGGTCGCCCAAGAAGCGTGGCTGCCACAGTATAGCTCGGCTATTGCAGAAGCAAAGCAGCGTTTGGCCGCAGGCAAGCTCATTCCGACGAGGGATTATGAAGGGGCAGCTCGAGTGAAGGTGAAATCGGTGG